The proteins below are encoded in one region of Blastocatellia bacterium:
- a CDS encoding formylglycine-generating enzyme family protein: MASPKSIGQPIIEPLMAHIPGGWFLMGSDVGADNERPVHHVWVDAFELGIYQVTNREYQCFVQATGYMPPPFWRDAAFSHPQQPVVGISWFDAVAYCQWLSQQTGRPFRLPTEAEWERAARGGQEGLLYPWGDDPPQSLPDYYRRWRNGPEIVGLSAPNGYGLFNMGENVHEWCSDWYDPTYYARSPEKNPIGPPSGTRRASRGGSWRHHIKVSRSAARSSIPPHFRYNDYGFRIACSKTQNLRA, translated from the coding sequence ATGGCATCGCCGAAATCAATCGGTCAACCAATCATTGAACCGTTGATGGCACACATCCCCGGCGGCTGGTTCCTGATGGGAAGCGACGTCGGAGCAGACAATGAACGCCCTGTGCATCACGTGTGGGTGGATGCGTTCGAGTTAGGCATCTATCAAGTCACCAACCGAGAGTATCAGTGCTTCGTTCAAGCGACCGGCTACATGCCTCCTCCTTTTTGGCGAGACGCCGCGTTTTCTCATCCACAGCAGCCGGTTGTTGGCATCAGTTGGTTTGATGCCGTTGCCTATTGTCAGTGGCTCAGTCAACAAACCGGACGACCGTTCCGGCTCCCAACCGAAGCCGAATGGGAACGCGCGGCGCGCGGTGGACAAGAGGGTTTGTTGTATCCCTGGGGGGATGATCCACCCCAGTCGCTACCCGATTATTATCGCCGATGGCGCAACGGGCCGGAGATCGTGGGCTTGTCGGCGCCCAACGGTTATGGCCTCTTCAACATGGGCGAGAATGTTCACGAATGGTGTTCGGATTGGTACGACCCAACTTACTACGCCAGATCACCGGAGAAAAATCCTATCGGCCCGCCAAGCGGCACACGTCGCGCCTCGCGCGGCGGCTCCTGGCGTCATCACATCAAAGTCAGCCGCTCGGCGGCCCGCAGCAGCATCCCGCCGCACTTTCGCTACAACGATTATGGATTCCGCATCGCCTGCTCAAAGACGCAGAACCTGCGCGCATGA
- a CDS encoding aminotransferase class III-fold pyridoxal phosphate-dependent enzyme: MNIYATNIRENEADTATFINPFTQQRYQRGRLNVRVDRDELLGPTATAIMRQHQAEVIATTHPDFPAILDPTHIAIGPFISGLGDNLFFDTALNVGTHAVFGYNHPAIFPKLQRLGQVLAGFIGAGTDFFFVSRHGAPASQDVAALLNQYARDAYGVEFMTNFSNAGTEANENAAKIAMFNKFRQVHAQLGERLYARMCEQLGIVKVRPHVDDLWSNYPFYVIAFHGAFHGRTGSTHTMSMSKRVQKEGYQAIPYVIHLPYDATVDFNRHIETTPLEQLITTGQLRRVVDQRKIPIDLLSFVIMEPIQGEGGYVIPDDGLLRALNEFLGCYRAKGVCLISDEVQAGLYRTGEFSAMSHWYRRYPHLKPDIMTFAKPLHVGAAVTQRWLLEDWPGGKFSGTWPEGNLLSLAMAAYTLQELKQIDPALGRPYADNAKQAGEYLRRRLCEMAEQLEARYPGEALVTNVRGVGQMNAFDVPSKEIQEAVVYQAFLHGLHLLGTGERSIRLFGTVDQRQREADLLVHILRDVMEAVMNQRQQHASGTRATV, encoded by the coding sequence ATGAATATCTATGCAACAAACATCCGCGAAAATGAAGCCGATACGGCTACTTTTATCAATCCGTTCACGCAGCAGCGTTATCAGCGAGGTCGCCTCAATGTGCGTGTGGACCGCGACGAGTTACTCGGCCCGACGGCTACAGCCATTATGCGCCAGCATCAGGCTGAGGTGATTGCCACAACGCATCCTGATTTTCCAGCCATTCTCGACCCAACTCATATTGCCATTGGTCCGTTCATCAGCGGGCTGGGCGACAACCTCTTTTTTGATACGGCGCTCAATGTCGGAACACATGCTGTTTTTGGCTACAATCATCCTGCCATCTTTCCTAAGCTCCAACGACTCGGACAAGTGTTAGCCGGCTTCATCGGTGCGGGCACCGATTTTTTCTTTGTTTCGCGGCATGGCGCGCCAGCGTCACAAGATGTAGCCGCGCTGCTCAATCAATATGCTCGGGACGCCTATGGCGTTGAGTTTATGACGAACTTCAGCAACGCTGGCACCGAGGCTAACGAGAATGCTGCCAAGATCGCCATGTTTAACAAGTTTCGCCAGGTCCACGCGCAACTTGGCGAGCGGTTGTACGCCCGCATGTGTGAGCAACTGGGAATCGTCAAAGTCAGGCCGCATGTGGATGACCTGTGGTCGAATTATCCGTTTTATGTCATCGCCTTTCATGGGGCGTTTCACGGTCGCACCGGATCAACGCATACCATGTCCATGAGCAAGCGTGTTCAAAAAGAAGGCTATCAGGCGATTCCTTACGTCATCCACTTGCCATACGATGCGACAGTTGATTTCAACCGGCACATTGAAACGACGCCGCTTGAGCAGCTCATTACCACTGGCCAACTGCGTCGCGTGGTGGATCAGCGAAAAATTCCGATTGATCTGCTCAGCTTCGTCATCATGGAGCCGATTCAGGGTGAAGGCGGCTATGTCATCCCTGACGATGGATTGCTGCGCGCGTTGAACGAGTTTCTGGGTTGCTATCGCGCCAAGGGCGTATGTCTGATTTCAGACGAAGTGCAAGCCGGCCTGTATCGCACCGGTGAGTTCAGCGCCATGAGCCATTGGTATCGGCGCTACCCGCACCTGAAGCCTGACATCATGACGTTCGCCAAGCCGCTGCATGTCGGCGCAGCAGTGACGCAGCGTTGGCTGCTTGAAGATTGGCCGGGCGGTAAGTTCTCAGGGACATGGCCGGAAGGCAACTTGCTCAGTCTGGCCATGGCTGCCTATACCTTGCAAGAGCTCAAGCAAATTGATCCGGCGCTCGGACGGCCCTACGCAGACAATGCCAAACAGGCCGGTGAGTACCTACGTCGCCGTTTGTGCGAAATGGCCGAGCAGTTGGAGGCGCGCTATCCCGGCGAAGCGCTGGTCACCAATGTGCGCGGCGTTGGTCAAATGAATGCGTTTGATGTGCCCTCAAAAGAGATTCAAGAGGCTGTCGTTTACCAAGCGTTTCTGCATGGCTTGCATCTGCTGGGGACAGGTGAACGATCCATTCGCCTCTTTGGGACCGTTGATCAGCGTCAACGCGAGGCCGATTTGCTCGTGCATATTTTGCGCGATGTCATGGAAGCTGTCATGAACCAGAGGCAACAACATGCATCGGGCACACGAGCGACGGTCTAA
- the argF gene encoding ornithine carbamoyltransferase, with amino-acid sequence MNHLVSLKDWPASLIQEVIRHGLRVKRHPAKFSQAMRGRTLLMLFEKPSLRTRVSFEVGMEQMGGHAIYYDLSASPAGKGKESIADLARTVSRYVDIIMARTFEHATIEELARYATVPVINGLSNFSHPCQILGDLMTLKEKKKKLKGLKLAYLGDAHNNVTHSLLFACPKVGVSVSIGCPKGAVYEPHPDVLAAARHWAAAAGTAVEIHHQATRAVADADVVYTDSWMSYHIPEHEREKRYAALAPFQVTSALMRRAKPDAVFMHCLPAQRGVEQTAEVIDGPQSIVFDQAENRLHIQKAIILKLLGVL; translated from the coding sequence ATGAATCATCTGGTGAGTCTCAAGGATTGGCCGGCATCGCTCATTCAAGAAGTGATTCGTCATGGTTTGCGGGTGAAGCGCCATCCGGCCAAATTCTCGCAGGCGATGCGTGGCAGAACGCTGCTGATGCTGTTTGAAAAACCATCGCTGCGAACCCGCGTCTCGTTTGAGGTCGGCATGGAGCAGATGGGCGGCCACGCGATCTATTACGACTTGAGCGCCTCGCCGGCCGGCAAAGGCAAGGAAAGCATCGCCGATCTGGCCCGCACCGTCTCCCGCTATGTAGACATCATCATGGCACGCACGTTCGAGCACGCCACGATTGAGGAGCTAGCCCGCTATGCCACCGTGCCGGTGATCAATGGACTGAGCAACTTCTCTCATCCATGTCAAATTCTGGGCGACTTGATGACCCTCAAGGAAAAGAAAAAAAAGCTGAAGGGCCTCAAGCTGGCATATCTGGGCGACGCTCACAATAATGTGACCCATTCACTATTGTTCGCCTGCCCCAAAGTGGGCGTGTCGGTAAGCATCGGTTGCCCCAAAGGGGCCGTCTATGAACCTCACCCTGACGTCTTGGCGGCGGCTCGTCACTGGGCAGCAGCCGCAGGAACCGCCGTCGAGATTCATCATCAGGCAACCCGCGCCGTGGCGGATGCCGACGTTGTCTATACTGACTCGTGGATGAGTTATCACATCCCCGAACACGAGCGCGAAAAACGCTATGCCGCGCTGGCTCCCTTTCAAGTCACGTCCGCGCTGATGCGCCGCGCTAAACCTGATGCAGTGTTCATGCACTGCCTGCCGGCTCAGCGCGGCGTCGAGCAAACTGCCGAGGTCATTGACGGACCGCAAAGCATCGTGTTCGATCAGGCAGAAAATCGCCTTCATATTCAGAAAGCCATCATTTTGAAACTGCTGGGAGTGTTGTGA
- a CDS encoding cyclic 2,3-diphosphoglycerate synthase gives MNKTKVLILGAAGRDFHNFNVVFRDNPAYHVVAFTAAQIPHIEDRKYPRELAGSLYPRGIPIYPESELEALIAKHAIDQVIFSYSDVSHETVMHLAARCIRHGADFRLLGARATMLASSKPVISICAVRTGCGKSPTSRKVCRLLKEQGLRVVAVRHPMPYGDLRKQIVQRFQTLADLRKHHCTIEEMEEYEPHINNGVIVYAGVDYEKILRQAESEADVIVWDGGNNDTPFFVPDLEIVLVDPHRPDHERTYFPGEVNFLRAQLIIINKVTTADPSATERIRENIRVYNPTATVIEAAMPLTIEDASAVHGRRVLVVEDGPTLTHGGMPYGAAFLAARRFGAKQIVDPRPFAVGDIAQTYAQYPHCGPVIPAMGYGERQIRDLERTINRAECDLVLIGTPVDLRRIMKIKHPTQRVSYDVQEIGQPDLKTELRRFLIRRGLVSNRGRTLA, from the coding sequence ATGAATAAAACCAAGGTCCTCATTCTTGGAGCGGCCGGACGCGATTTTCATAATTTCAACGTCGTTTTTCGTGATAATCCGGCGTACCACGTTGTCGCATTTACTGCCGCGCAAATTCCTCATATCGAAGATCGAAAATATCCACGTGAGTTGGCCGGCTCGCTTTATCCGCGCGGCATTCCCATTTATCCGGAATCGGAGCTGGAGGCATTGATCGCTAAGCATGCCATTGATCAGGTCATTTTTTCTTACAGCGATGTGTCGCACGAGACAGTCATGCATCTGGCTGCGCGCTGCATTCGTCACGGCGCTGATTTTCGTTTGTTGGGCGCGCGAGCGACCATGCTGGCCTCCAGCAAGCCGGTGATCTCGATTTGCGCAGTGCGTACCGGCTGCGGCAAGAGCCCGACGAGCCGTAAAGTTTGCCGCCTTCTCAAAGAGCAAGGATTGCGCGTTGTGGCCGTGCGCCATCCGATGCCCTACGGCGATTTGCGCAAGCAAATCGTTCAACGGTTTCAGACGCTGGCCGATTTGAGGAAGCACCATTGCACCATTGAAGAGATGGAGGAATATGAACCGCATATTAACAACGGCGTTATCGTCTATGCCGGCGTTGATTATGAGAAAATCCTGCGACAAGCTGAATCCGAAGCGGACGTGATCGTATGGGATGGCGGCAATAATGATACGCCGTTCTTTGTGCCAGACCTCGAAATCGTCTTGGTGGATCCGCATCGGCCTGATCACGAACGCACGTACTTTCCCGGCGAAGTCAATTTCTTGCGGGCACAGCTCATCATTATCAACAAAGTGACGACGGCTGACCCTTCGGCAACTGAGCGGATTCGGGAGAATATCCGAGTGTATAACCCCACAGCCACCGTGATCGAAGCAGCCATGCCGTTGACAATCGAGGACGCGAGCGCCGTCCATGGCCGACGCGTGCTGGTCGTAGAAGACGGGCCGACGCTCACTCATGGGGGCATGCCTTATGGCGCTGCCTTTCTGGCTGCGCGTCGCTTCGGCGCCAAACAGATCGTAGACCCGCGCCCATTCGCTGTCGGCGATATTGCCCAAACGTATGCTCAGTATCCGCACTGCGGGCCGGTCATCCCAGCGATGGGATATGGCGAACGCCAAATCCGTGACCTGGAACGAACCATTAACCGCGCCGAATGCGACTTGGTATTGATCGGCACGCCGGTGGACCTCAGGCGCATCATGAAGATCAAACATCCAACTCAACGCGTCTCCTACGATGTGCAGGAAATCGGTCAACCTGATTTGAAAACGGAATTGCGACGCTTTCTCATTCGCCGAGGTCTTGTCAGCAACCGTGGGCGGACGCTCGCCTGA
- a CDS encoding gamma-glutamyl-gamma-aminobutyrate hydrolase family protein (Members of this family of hydrolases with an active site Cys residue belong to MEROPS family C26.) produces MIKIVMRAADSEVVEPVKARIQYMRVLVVDNLHRQMSDLSPLVRSLPGFRAGHWLKGERTIAGLALANIVTNVKQLVRHPVVRVVHLSEVSQALLKDFAPDAIVLSGTLSDFDFYNPRLFDRFGDIVRTTDIPILGICGGHQLIGMMFGAEVLTLDGKRQWEKRKQRVVEYQYRFVKILRPDPLFAGAGRWKPRDGQPLQNGNGHHHHGSGSGTWVLKVWQNHALKVDRVPDGFVNLARSYLCEIQAMVKRTDGQLIYTVQFHIEKSFEDWNKRPEFWNHRVESRDGRIIFENFLCQALIHRGREKQLRHLMS; encoded by the coding sequence ATGATAAAAATTGTCATGAGAGCCGCAGACAGTGAAGTGGTGGAACCAGTCAAGGCCAGGATTCAATACATGCGCGTGTTGGTCGTTGATAACCTGCATCGTCAGATGTCTGATCTGTCGCCTCTGGTCCGAAGCTTGCCGGGCTTTCGCGCCGGTCATTGGCTGAAAGGAGAACGGACGATTGCCGGCTTGGCGTTGGCTAACATTGTGACCAATGTCAAGCAACTGGTTCGTCATCCGGTCGTGCGCGTCGTTCATTTGTCTGAAGTGAGTCAAGCCCTATTGAAGGACTTTGCTCCCGATGCCATCGTACTGAGTGGCACGCTGAGCGATTTTGATTTCTATAATCCTCGGTTGTTTGATCGGTTCGGCGACATTGTCCGCACGACAGACATCCCGATTCTCGGCATTTGTGGCGGGCATCAACTGATTGGCATGATGTTTGGCGCTGAGGTGCTGACGTTGGACGGAAAACGTCAATGGGAGAAGCGGAAGCAGCGAGTTGTTGAGTATCAGTATCGGTTTGTGAAGATACTGCGGCCCGATCCGTTGTTCGCCGGAGCGGGCCGGTGGAAGCCGCGCGATGGCCAGCCGCTGCAGAACGGCAATGGCCATCATCATCACGGGTCAGGTTCGGGAACATGGGTGCTCAAGGTGTGGCAGAATCATGCGCTGAAGGTGGATCGCGTGCCGGATGGCTTCGTCAATTTAGCCAGAAGCTATCTCTGTGAAATTCAGGCGATGGTCAAACGCACGGACGGTCAACTGATCTACACTGTCCAGTTCCATATCGAGAAATCGTTTGAGGATTGGAACAAGCGACCGGAATTTTGGAACCATCGGGTGGAAAGTCGTGATGGGCGAATCATCTTTGAAAATTTTCTCTGCCAAGCGTTGATTCACCGAGGCCGAGAGAAGCAACTGCGCCATCTGATGAGCTGA
- the arcC gene encoding carbamate kinase — MSEKILIALGGNALIKPHQAGTIDEQLANLAAGLDGIVELVERGHQLVITHGNGPQVGNILLRVEAARGQAYDLPLDVCVAQSQGELGYLIQQSLQNALLRRGLKRPVVSVISQVIVSEDELRWQKPTKPIGPFYTEGQAQLLKKQGYSMVQDAGRGYRRVVRSPAPLAIVEQDVIKMLFEQGVIVIAVGGGGIPVTMNANGYLRGVAAVVDKDLASATLANAIGADKIMDLTSVEKVKLNYGKPNERDLDRLTTSEAKRYLADGQFPRGSMGPKIEASIQFLEHGGQRVIISTLEKLIEAFDGTTGTHVYPDPI, encoded by the coding sequence ATGTCAGAAAAAATTCTCATTGCGCTTGGCGGCAACGCGCTGATTAAACCTCATCAAGCCGGAACGATTGACGAGCAATTGGCGAATCTGGCAGCCGGCTTGGACGGCATTGTTGAGTTGGTTGAGCGTGGGCATCAACTGGTCATCACACATGGAAACGGTCCGCAGGTAGGCAATATCCTACTGCGCGTAGAGGCGGCGCGTGGTCAGGCCTACGATTTGCCCTTGGACGTGTGTGTAGCCCAATCGCAGGGAGAGTTGGGTTACCTGATCCAACAATCATTGCAAAACGCGCTGCTACGGCGCGGGCTGAAACGACCGGTGGTCTCGGTGATCTCACAGGTGATCGTCTCAGAAGATGAGCTACGTTGGCAAAAACCAACAAAGCCCATCGGGCCGTTTTACACCGAAGGGCAGGCGCAATTACTAAAGAAGCAAGGATACAGTATGGTGCAAGATGCCGGCCGTGGCTACCGTCGTGTGGTGCGCTCGCCGGCGCCACTTGCTATTGTCGAGCAGGACGTCATCAAGATGTTGTTTGAGCAAGGCGTCATTGTCATTGCTGTCGGCGGTGGGGGCATCCCCGTCACAATGAATGCTAACGGCTATCTGCGCGGCGTGGCGGCGGTGGTGGATAAAGACCTGGCATCGGCTACGCTGGCCAACGCCATTGGCGCCGACAAGATCATGGACCTGACGTCGGTGGAGAAAGTCAAACTCAATTATGGTAAACCCAACGAACGTGACCTGGATCGTCTGACGACCTCAGAAGCCAAACGGTACTTGGCCGATGGGCAATTCCCGCGCGGCAGCATGGGACCGAAGATCGAAGCCTCCATTCAGTTCTTGGAACATGGTGGGCAACGGGTGATCATTTCCACGCTGGAAAAGCTGATCGAAGCCTTCGATGGCACAACGGGCACACATGTGTATCCCGATCCTATTTAG
- a CDS encoding tetratricopeptide repeat protein — protein sequence MDEQQAAVKEVSSVKTASRTVERGSVRAMLLIDAGDLASAQAVLDAETENGKKDPYRETLRAEIAIHAGRYAEAEELLKQAATELAGIRSVARWTMARGQWHCARHEDGVARDLFQGALRNYQYIGDTLGVAQALYRLGELERRSGQYDVAAAHLSEARTYLEGKGRRGEYLDGLIQFNLGVCKQHLGLLDEAQLHYEAGLALLSRTENYRSYALALDGFATYWRERGQYDRALELLEEAASLAENYGTEEDAALIRWNLGQCLLQAGKTELAEVVLRQAHELNISIGNQAGVCAILGLLTQLYLDQNAMDKAEQCAQEALQQAEAFHDPQQILSATVMLGRIYILRGKKEEAYGLLTTAAANAEQLHLPTLKAQCLMYMAECCLPKRAPEAQNFLSECATLLEGVNDQKILREFQRIRTKATHSRIRLTPEGDLIISKSFLPEWSEAKEAVESFLIKHALDQSDDNNTRAAKILAISKVHLCEKRKQYKL from the coding sequence ATGGATGAGCAACAAGCTGCCGTCAAAGAAGTCTCTTCCGTGAAAACAGCTTCACGAACGGTCGAACGCGGTTCTGTACGAGCCATGCTTTTGATAGATGCCGGCGATTTGGCCAGCGCGCAAGCGGTCTTGGATGCCGAAACTGAAAACGGCAAGAAGGACCCCTATCGAGAGACCTTGCGAGCGGAGATTGCGATTCACGCCGGTCGCTATGCAGAGGCCGAAGAATTGTTGAAGCAAGCGGCCACTGAGCTAGCTGGCATCCGCTCGGTCGCTCGTTGGACAATGGCGCGTGGCCAGTGGCATTGCGCCCGTCATGAGGACGGCGTCGCCAGAGACCTCTTTCAGGGCGCGTTGAGGAATTATCAATATATCGGCGACACTCTTGGCGTGGCGCAGGCGTTGTATCGGCTCGGAGAATTGGAGCGTCGTTCGGGTCAGTATGATGTGGCCGCGGCCCATCTGAGTGAAGCCCGCACGTATCTTGAGGGCAAAGGCCGACGCGGCGAATATCTGGATGGGCTCATCCAATTCAATCTCGGCGTGTGCAAGCAGCACCTCGGCCTTCTGGATGAAGCCCAGCTTCATTATGAAGCCGGTTTGGCCTTGTTGAGTCGAACGGAGAACTATCGTTCTTACGCGCTGGCGCTCGACGGATTTGCCACATATTGGCGGGAACGCGGCCAATATGATCGCGCGTTGGAGCTGTTAGAAGAAGCCGCCTCGTTGGCTGAGAATTACGGAACCGAGGAGGATGCTGCCCTGATTCGCTGGAATCTAGGCCAGTGCTTATTACAGGCTGGCAAAACGGAGCTGGCCGAAGTTGTCTTGAGGCAAGCTCACGAATTAAATATCAGCATCGGCAATCAGGCCGGCGTGTGCGCTATCTTGGGATTGTTGACCCAGCTTTATCTGGATCAAAACGCTATGGACAAAGCTGAGCAGTGCGCGCAAGAAGCGCTTCAGCAGGCTGAGGCTTTCCATGACCCGCAGCAAATTCTCTCGGCCACCGTCATGCTGGGACGGATTTACATTTTGCGCGGTAAAAAAGAGGAAGCTTACGGCTTGCTCACAACCGCTGCTGCCAACGCTGAGCAGTTGCACCTGCCCACACTCAAGGCGCAATGCTTAATGTACATGGCCGAATGTTGCTTGCCCAAGCGGGCGCCGGAAGCGCAAAACTTCCTCTCTGAGTGTGCCACCTTGTTGGAGGGCGTGAATGATCAAAAAATCTTGCGCGAGTTTCAGCGTATCCGCACAAAGGCGACACATTCTCGGATTCGCCTCACGCCGGAAGGCGATTTGATCATTAGCAAATCGTTCCTGCCTGAATGGAGCGAGGCGAAGGAGGCGGTCGAATCGTTCCTCATCAAGCATGCGCTCGATCAATCGGACGATAACAACACGCGAGCAGCCAAGATACTGGCCATCTCGAAAGTCCACCTGTGTGAGAAGCGCAAGCAATATAAGCTGTGA
- a CDS encoding ribonuclease HII — protein sequence MSYNRRKSDARRQAAVARSCTAQLEWQLSQAGYRWIAGVDEVGRGALAGPVVAGAVILDLDCIPDGIDDSKKLTANQRQRLAEAIKQSAVTLSVAAVEAEQVDQLGIVPATRLAMQRAIAGLARQPDYLLIDALRLEGLPMPQQAIVHGDASCLSIAAASIVAKVARDAMMKELDRIYPGYGFARHVGYGTREHRQALNRLGPCAIHRRSFHGVTPDLFSSISCAVGK from the coding sequence ATGAGCTATAACAGGCGCAAATCAGACGCTCGCCGTCAGGCAGCGGTCGCCCGTTCCTGTACCGCTCAATTGGAGTGGCAACTCTCCCAAGCCGGTTATCGGTGGATTGCTGGCGTTGACGAAGTTGGTCGCGGCGCATTGGCCGGCCCTGTGGTGGCTGGAGCAGTCATCCTTGATCTTGACTGCATCCCCGATGGGATTGACGACTCCAAAAAGTTGACGGCCAACCAGCGTCAACGGCTCGCCGAAGCCATCAAGCAGTCAGCGGTGACGCTGAGTGTGGCGGCTGTGGAGGCCGAGCAGGTGGACCAGCTCGGCATCGTGCCAGCCACTCGTCTGGCCATGCAACGAGCCATCGCCGGATTAGCCCGACAGCCGGACTATCTCTTGATTGATGCGCTTCGGCTGGAAGGTCTGCCGATGCCTCAACAAGCTATCGTTCACGGCGACGCCAGTTGCCTCTCAATTGCGGCGGCGTCCATCGTCGCCAAAGTTGCCCGCGATGCCATGATGAAGGAACTGGATCGCATCTATCCCGGCTACGGCTTTGCCCGCCATGTTGGCTACGGCACACGGGAGCACCGACAGGCGCTGAACCGGTTAGGCCCGTGCGCTATTCACCGGCGTAGTTTTCACGGCGTCACCCCTGACTTGTTTTCTTCGATCAGTTGCGCCGTCGGGAAGTAG
- a CDS encoding SpoIID/LytB domain-containing protein — translation MRLRSHSGDAARRRRTSWLTRSAFLVGLLAISYHHLAATQPHVRSATGLGMFGLYRPQALLLEPQTDTTVWIEHEAQPHTWHLNARSRLHLRRENGRLVVRLHGANRLAQSLSNVTQLASALATWTITVDRHRLSRVVRGRLCVRVADEAIQTVLETDRESVVARVVASEMSGVTQPEALKALAVVTRTFIQASRSRHRSQGYDFCDTTHCFWYQGEDRLNRRDRFASLVQSAVEQTSGVLLQINGACRPTYFTGSCGGQTGKPGWVWSSDTSSLDEVYQSVTCRWCRGSSFERWQRRLRKAVFLSTVSSLLGVTPSLRAEISTEAVKHGVVRAWRINEGGVEYRLAGETVRSLLGRQLGWHALPSHVFTLEEQDGWLLLTGRGLGHTVGLCLRGAIAQARAGYKHDRILFYYFPTAQLIEENKSGVTP, via the coding sequence ATGCGATTGCGCTCACACAGCGGCGACGCAGCGCGTCGCCGACGAACCTCATGGTTAACCAGATCAGCGTTCCTGGTTGGGTTGCTAGCAATTTCCTATCACCATCTGGCGGCCACGCAACCACACGTTCGCTCAGCGACTGGACTGGGCATGTTCGGTCTTTATCGGCCTCAAGCCCTGTTGCTGGAGCCGCAGACCGACACGACTGTATGGATCGAGCACGAGGCGCAACCCCACACGTGGCATCTCAATGCGCGGTCGCGTCTCCACCTGCGACGCGAAAACGGTCGTTTGGTTGTGAGGTTACACGGCGCGAACCGCCTGGCTCAATCCCTCAGCAACGTGACGCAACTCGCATCGGCGCTGGCCACATGGACGATCACAGTTGATCGTCATCGGTTGAGCAGAGTTGTGCGAGGTCGCCTGTGCGTGCGTGTCGCCGACGAGGCAATTCAAACCGTGCTGGAAACTGACCGCGAGAGCGTGGTCGCCAGGGTGGTCGCCTCAGAGATGTCCGGCGTGACGCAGCCGGAGGCGCTTAAGGCGCTGGCCGTTGTGACGCGCACATTCATCCAGGCGAGTCGGTCGCGGCATCGCTCGCAGGGTTACGATTTCTGCGACACGACGCATTGCTTCTGGTATCAGGGCGAAGATCGGCTGAACCGACGTGATCGTTTTGCCTCGCTTGTGCAATCGGCTGTTGAGCAAACGAGCGGCGTGCTGCTCCAGATCAACGGAGCCTGCCGACCGACCTATTTCACTGGCAGTTGCGGCGGTCAGACAGGCAAACCAGGGTGGGTCTGGAGTTCTGATACGTCATCGCTCGATGAGGTCTATCAATCTGTGACTTGTCGCTGGTGTCGCGGCTCATCATTCGAACGTTGGCAGCGGCGGTTGAGAAAGGCGGTGTTTCTCAGCACGGTCTCTTCGCTGCTTGGAGTGACGCCATCGTTGCGCGCTGAAATCAGCACGGAAGCAGTGAAACATGGCGTTGTGCGGGCATGGCGAATCAACGAAGGAGGTGTTGAGTATCGCCTTGCCGGCGAAACGGTGCGCTCGCTACTTGGCCGCCAACTGGGCTGGCATGCGTTGCCGAGTCATGTGTTCACGCTTGAAGAACAAGATGGTTGGCTCCTGCTCACAGGCCGGGGTCTTGGACACACTGTCGGGCTTTGCCTGCGGGGCGCGATTGCTCAGGCGCGGGCCGGTTACAAGCACGATAGGATTTTGTTTTACTACTTCCCGACGGCGCAACTGATCGAAGAAAACAAGTCAGGGGTGACGCCGTGA